A single region of the bacterium genome encodes:
- a CDS encoding aminotransferase class III-fold pyridoxal phosphate-dependent enzyme, with amino-acid sequence MKSVGYVLRVNAKRKYPSIVRGEGIYLFDQEGRRYIDSGGGPILCNLGHGLEDMARVLAQQARQVAFVYRSDFTTPILEEAARKICEATGFAMEKVFLVSGGSEANEIAVKIARRFHLENGQPSRYKIISRWMSYHGMTQGALAWSGMPGRRRDYVPMLKDDAHIPPAYCYRCWFNLSPETCQLQCAQALEHEILCQGPENVAAFMAEPVSGMSLCGAHPRRDYFQKIREICDRYGVLLILDEVMTGFGRTGKWFGYEHFGVLPDIITMGKGLGGGYFPVGAAALSARVAKAIEEGSGLFTPGFSWAGNPLGASVISKAVDRIRQKGLVERCAQMGEYLAQRLELLRSHPTVGDIRGKGLMLGIEFVKDKETREPLDPEIKFHQELAHQALDLGLFIETSGGCDRGRAGDMVMFGPPFVITREQVEEMVEIFAKALTMVETRLGF; translated from the coding sequence ATGAAGAGTGTTGGTTATGTGCTAAGGGTGAATGCCAAGAGAAAATATCCCTCCATTGTCAGGGGAGAAGGGATTTACCTGTTCGACCAAGAGGGCAGACGGTACATAGATTCCGGGGGAGGGCCCATATTGTGCAATCTGGGCCATGGCTTGGAAGATATGGCTCGGGTCTTGGCCCAACAGGCCAGGCAGGTGGCCTTTGTGTACAGGAGCGACTTTACGACTCCCATCCTGGAGGAAGCGGCCAGAAAGATCTGTGAGGCCACTGGCTTTGCCATGGAAAAGGTGTTTCTTGTAAGCGGTGGGTCAGAGGCCAATGAGATAGCGGTCAAGATAGCCAGGCGCTTCCACCTGGAGAACGGGCAGCCTTCCAGGTACAAGATCATCTCCAGATGGATGAGTTACCACGGCATGACCCAAGGAGCCCTGGCCTGGAGCGGAATGCCGGGAAGGCGAAGGGACTATGTCCCAATGCTCAAGGACGACGCCCACATCCCTCCTGCTTACTGTTACAGGTGCTGGTTCAACCTAAGCCCCGAGACATGCCAGCTTCAGTGTGCCCAGGCCTTGGAGCATGAGATCCTTTGCCAGGGGCCCGAGAACGTGGCAGCCTTCATGGCAGAGCCTGTCTCAGGCATGTCCCTCTGCGGGGCCCATCCAAGGAGGGATTATTTCCAAAAGATCAGGGAGATCTGCGACCGTTACGGAGTGCTGCTGATTCTGGACGAGGTCATGACCGGCTTTGGCCGCACAGGCAAATGGTTCGGCTATGAGCACTTCGGCGTGCTTCCTGACATCATCACCATGGGGAAGGGATTGGGAGGGGGCTACTTCCCTGTGGGTGCAGCAGCTTTGTCAGCTCGGGTGGCAAAGGCCATAGAGGAGGGCTCAGGGCTTTTCACCCCAGGCTTCTCTTGGGCAGGGAATCCTCTGGGCGCTTCGGTGATTTCAAAGGCCGTGGATCGGATAAGGCAGAAGGGGTTGGTGGAGCGTTGCGCCCAGATGGGGGAGTATCTTGCTCAAAGGCTGGAGCTTCTCAGGTCTCATCCCACGGTGGGGGACATAAGGGGAAAGGGGCTCATGCTGGGCATAGAGTTTGTGAAGGACAAAGAAACCCGAGAACCCCTGGATCCTGAGATCAAGTTTCACCAGGAATTGGCCCACCAGGCCCTGGACCTGGGGCTTTTCATAGAGACCTCAGGAGGGTGTGACAGGGGAAGGGCAGGAGACATGGTCATGTTTGGCCCGCCCTTTGTAATAACCAGGGAACAGGTGGAGGAGATGGTAGAGATATTTGCCAAAGCCCTCACCATGGTGGAGACACGTCTGGGGTTTTGA
- the corA gene encoding magnesium/cobalt transporter CorA — protein sequence MSRKSKKAAWHARKRSSKVGLPPETLVHVGERKTEEVRIRVVRYESHRAEVLEPRGVEECRSLLAEGITTWIDVQGVHQVEIVEELGECFNLHGLLLEDVLDTNQRPKLEDYDGHTYLVLRALKYSGEPAWVVSEQVSLVLSRGLVISFQEGDEDLFSAVRQRLMAGRGRIRQMGADYLLYCLVDNVVDRYFLLLEKLGEEIEELEEKVLSMPAPQTARDVHRLRRELLLVRKAIWPLREVLGGLLRGESKLVGDPVRPFLRDVYDHTIEIIDTLETFRDMAASMLDVYLSGVNNRLNEVMKFLTMISTIFIPLTFIAGVYGMNFKVMPELDWPWGYPATLGLMGMVSISMVWYFRKKGWI from the coding sequence ATGAGTCGCAAAAGTAAAAAGGCCGCCTGGCATGCCAGGAAGCGCTCCAGCAAGGTGGGGCTTCCTCCAGAAACCCTGGTGCATGTTGGTGAAAGGAAAACCGAAGAGGTCAGAATCCGGGTCGTGCGGTATGAATCGCACAGGGCCGAGGTGCTGGAGCCCAGGGGTGTTGAAGAATGCAGGAGTCTTCTGGCTGAGGGGATCACCACATGGATCGATGTGCAGGGTGTGCACCAGGTGGAAATAGTTGAGGAGCTTGGGGAGTGCTTTAATCTCCACGGCCTGCTTCTGGAGGACGTGCTGGACACCAATCAGAGGCCCAAGCTGGAGGATTACGATGGTCACACCTATCTGGTTCTCAGAGCGCTCAAGTACAGCGGGGAGCCTGCCTGGGTGGTTTCCGAGCAGGTGAGTCTGGTGCTCAGCCGAGGGCTGGTCATTTCTTTCCAGGAGGGGGACGAGGACCTTTTTTCGGCTGTGCGGCAAAGATTGATGGCAGGCCGTGGGCGCATCAGGCAGATGGGAGCTGATTACCTGCTCTATTGTCTGGTGGACAATGTGGTGGACCGTTATTTTCTGTTGCTGGAAAAGCTGGGAGAGGAAATAGAGGAGCTGGAGGAGAAGGTGCTTAGCATGCCAGCTCCCCAAACCGCAAGGGATGTGCACAGGCTAAGGAGGGAACTGCTCCTGGTGAGGAAGGCCATCTGGCCCCTCAGGGAGGTTCTGGGCGGGCTCTTGAGGGGCGAGTCCAAGCTGGTGGGTGATCCCGTGAGGCCTTTTCTCAGAGACGTTTATGATCACACCATAGAAATAATAGACACCCTGGAGACCTTTCGTGATATGGCGGCCAGCATGCTGGATGTATATCTTTCCGGCGTGAACAACAGGCTCAATGAGGTCATGAAATTTCTGACCATGATATCCACCATATTCATTCCCCTTACATTTATCGCCGGGGTCTACGGGATGAATTTCAAGGTGATGCCGGAGCTGGATTGGCCATGGGGCTACCCGGCGACTCTGGGCCTCATGGGCATGGTTAGTATCTCCATGGTATGGTATTTCAGGAAAAAGGGCTGGATCTAA
- a CDS encoding virulence protein RhuM/Fic/DOC family protein, whose translation MTERRRKRPLQTLSEPAAAYAGMGGEVLLYQAPDGKVKLDVRLEQETIWLNLNQMAALFERDKSVISRHLRNIYKEGELEEKATVAFFATVQQEGDRQVTRHVEYYNLDAIISVGYRVNSRRGTQFRIWATQVLREHIIKGYTLNARRLEELQQTIQVVGHIANQRRLTGDEATALLQVVRDFSRALALLDDYDHGRLLSIRGKTQVTQGISPEEARRIVATLRQQTGVSDLFGREKDDSLAGILALIFQTIDGNELYPTLEEKAAYLLYFLVKDHPFVDGNKRIAAALFLWFLEKNGALYTADGSPIISQEALVALTLLLAESRPQDKEILTRVTTALLNRASERSD comes from the coding sequence ATGACTGAGCGCAGGAGGAAACGGCCGTTGCAAACGCTTAGTGAGCCGGCCGCCGCATACGCCGGTATGGGCGGCGAGGTGCTGCTCTACCAGGCGCCGGACGGCAAGGTCAAGCTGGATGTGCGGCTGGAGCAGGAAACCATCTGGCTAAACCTCAATCAGATGGCGGCTCTGTTTGAACGTGACAAGTCGGTCATTTCAAGGCATCTGCGCAATATTTACAAAGAAGGCGAGCTCGAGGAGAAGGCAACTGTTGCATTTTTTGCAACAGTTCAACAAGAAGGCGACCGGCAAGTTACACGACATGTCGAATACTACAACCTCGACGCCATCATCTCGGTTGGCTACCGAGTCAACTCGCGGCGCGGCACGCAGTTCCGGATCTGGGCAACCCAGGTGCTGCGGGAGCATATCATTAAGGGCTATACGCTCAATGCGCGGCGGCTGGAGGAGCTACAACAAACCATTCAGGTAGTGGGACATATCGCGAATCAGCGCCGACTCACGGGCGATGAAGCCACCGCGCTGCTGCAAGTGGTACGGGACTTTTCCCGGGCGCTGGCCTTGCTCGACGATTATGATCATGGGAGACTACTCTCAATCCGCGGAAAGACACAAGTTACTCAAGGGATATCTCCGGAAGAAGCGCGGCGCATAGTAGCTACTCTGCGGCAGCAGACCGGCGTGAGCGACCTATTCGGCCGCGAAAAAGATGATAGTCTGGCAGGCATTCTGGCTTTGATCTTTCAGACCATTGATGGGAACGAATTGTATCCCACGCTGGAAGAAAAGGCCGCCTATCTGCTTTATTTCCTGGTGAAAGACCATCCATTTGTGGACGGGAATAAACGCATCGCAGCGGCGCTGTTCCTCTGGTTTCTGGAAAAGAACGGCGCTCTGTATACCGCTGATGGTTCACCGATCATATCACAAGAAGCCCTTGTGGCATTGACCCTGCTCCTGGCCGAGAGCCGCCCTCAGGATAAAGAAATTCTGACACGGGTCACTACCGCTTTGCTCAATAGGGCATCGGAAAGGAGTGATTGA
- a CDS encoding MFS transporter, protein MEKAWERDADGATGLRSILTGKAGLRMGIVAFLYFAEGFPFGLLWDAMPVFLRQRGLSLETIGLISLISLPWSLKFLWSPAVDRWASERSWIAATQVLMALLLAVGSIGEFSVGLVFAWLMGLAILSATQDIACDAYTIRLLEKRELGAANGVRVSAYRMALIASGGILVAVSGWVGWEGAFLSAAGVMVACSLVSIRLPHHSFEGSPAKKLRIKAPLWDLLARKGALQVLIFVVLYKLGDMAMGPMVRPFWVDRGLAPSEIGFITGTGGILASVLGALLGGAFTSSRGIFKALWILGIFQAASNLGYSLVAFLPETGHWGVYGASLVESFCGGLGTAPFLAFLMNICTKNWAATQYALLSALFGLARSISGAFSGWLASSMGYDSYFALTFFMAAPAFLLLPWVKNWAQDSNEKKQELFA, encoded by the coding sequence GTGGAGAAGGCTTGGGAGAGAGATGCTGATGGTGCCACAGGATTGAGGAGCATTCTGACAGGCAAAGCCGGCCTCAGAATGGGTATAGTGGCCTTCCTTTACTTTGCAGAGGGGTTTCCCTTCGGCCTGCTTTGGGATGCCATGCCTGTTTTTCTTAGGCAAAGAGGCTTATCTCTTGAGACCATAGGCCTAATTAGCCTTATAAGCCTTCCCTGGTCCCTGAAGTTTCTCTGGTCTCCTGCGGTGGACAGATGGGCATCAGAGAGAAGCTGGATAGCTGCCACTCAGGTTCTTATGGCTCTGTTGCTGGCGGTGGGAAGTATTGGGGAGTTTTCCGTGGGCCTTGTCTTCGCCTGGCTTATGGGGTTAGCCATTTTGTCTGCCACCCAGGACATAGCCTGTGATGCTTATACCATAAGACTCCTGGAAAAAAGGGAACTGGGAGCTGCCAACGGGGTGAGGGTCTCGGCCTATCGCATGGCTCTGATAGCCTCTGGCGGCATCTTGGTGGCTGTCTCCGGTTGGGTGGGATGGGAAGGGGCTTTTTTGAGTGCAGCTGGAGTCATGGTGGCCTGCTCTTTGGTATCCATCAGGCTGCCTCACCACAGCTTTGAAGGCTCCCCTGCCAAGAAGCTTCGGATCAAAGCTCCTCTTTGGGACCTACTGGCACGAAAAGGGGCGCTCCAGGTCTTGATATTCGTGGTGCTTTACAAGCTGGGAGATATGGCCATGGGGCCCATGGTGAGGCCATTTTGGGTGGACCGCGGGCTGGCACCTTCTGAAATCGGATTCATTACAGGCACTGGGGGCATCTTGGCCTCTGTCTTGGGCGCCCTTTTGGGCGGAGCTTTCACTTCGAGCCGGGGGATTTTCAAGGCTTTATGGATCCTGGGCATTTTTCAGGCAGCCAGCAATCTGGGGTACTCTTTGGTGGCCTTCCTTCCAGAAACAGGGCACTGGGGAGTCTACGGGGCCTCCCTTGTGGAGTCCTTTTGCGGAGGGTTGGGAACCGCTCCTTTCCTGGCATTTCTCATGAACATTTGTACTAAGAACTGGGCAGCCACTCAGTACGCTCTTCTCTCAGCCCTTTTCGGACTGGCTCGCTCCATATCCGGGGCTTTTAGCGGATGGCTGGCCTCCTCCATGGGATATGATTCATATTTTGCCCTGACCTTCTTCATGGCCGCTCCTGCTTTCCTCCTGCTGCCCTGGGTGAAAAACTGGGCCCAAGACAGCAATGAAAAGAAGCAGGAGCTCTTTGCCTGA
- the thiC gene encoding phosphomethylpyrimidine synthase ThiC: protein MTQLDHARAGIVTEEMMEAVQGEAMDAEALRQLIAEGHAVLPRNKNRSRFKYQAIGKGLLTKVNANLGTSGECADPGMEEAKLDAALRAGTHSIMDLSTGGDLEAIRAFFLEHSPVMVGAVPIYGISTEMLRKGKPLEEMDEEALLRSIEKQCSEGLDYITVHCGVTKEAIKRLESYTRIMPCVSRGGSILMYWMRKTGRENPLYQYFDELLEIAHKYDVTLSLGDGFRPGSIMDATDGPQIQELMTLGELARRARAKGVQVMIEGPGHVPLEDIRSHMLLEKRLCDGAPFYVLGPLPTDIAPGYDHITSAIGGAIAGAAGADFLCYVTPAEHLCLPNAEDVFNGVMAARIAAHVADIAKGLPGAMEKDRRMSICRQKLDWEGMIRESIDPELTRRRLQIAQDREGCSMCGKLCAVKLSRQVAPGGI, encoded by the coding sequence ATAACCCAACTGGACCATGCCAGGGCTGGCATTGTAACAGAAGAGATGATGGAGGCAGTCCAGGGCGAGGCCATGGATGCTGAAGCCTTGAGACAGCTCATTGCAGAAGGTCATGCTGTGTTGCCCAGAAACAAAAACAGATCTCGTTTCAAGTACCAGGCCATAGGCAAAGGGCTTCTGACCAAGGTGAATGCCAACCTGGGCACAAGCGGAGAGTGTGCGGATCCAGGGATGGAAGAAGCCAAGCTGGATGCGGCCCTCAGGGCTGGTACCCACTCCATAATGGATCTTTCCACGGGTGGAGACCTTGAGGCCATAAGGGCTTTTTTTCTGGAACACTCCCCTGTAATGGTGGGCGCAGTGCCAATCTACGGCATCAGCACCGAGATGCTCCGAAAAGGCAAACCTCTGGAAGAAATGGATGAGGAGGCTCTGTTGAGGAGCATAGAGAAACAATGCAGCGAGGGTCTGGATTACATCACCGTGCATTGTGGTGTGACCAAGGAGGCAATAAAGAGGCTCGAGTCCTACACCCGAATAATGCCTTGTGTGAGCAGAGGCGGCTCCATTCTCATGTACTGGATGCGCAAGACCGGCCGGGAAAACCCCCTTTACCAATACTTCGACGAGCTGCTGGAGATAGCCCACAAGTACGACGTCACCTTGAGCCTAGGAGACGGCTTCAGACCCGGCTCCATAATGGATGCCACAGACGGCCCTCAGATCCAAGAACTCATGACCCTGGGGGAACTGGCAAGAAGGGCCAGAGCCAAAGGGGTGCAGGTGATGATAGAGGGTCCTGGGCATGTTCCACTGGAGGATATCCGCTCCCACATGCTTCTGGAGAAAAGACTCTGCGACGGGGCCCCGTTTTATGTTCTGGGGCCGCTTCCCACGGACATAGCACCCGGGTATGACCACATAACCTCAGCCATAGGTGGAGCCATAGCAGGGGCTGCAGGAGCAGATTTTCTCTGTTATGTGACCCCTGCGGAGCATCTTTGTCTGCCCAATGCCGAGGATGTGTTCAACGGGGTAATGGCTGCCAGGATAGCAGCCCACGTGGCCGACATCGCCAAAGGCCTGCCCGGGGCCATGGAAAAGGACCGCCGCATGTCCATATGCAGGCAAAAACTGGACTGGGAAGGCATGATCAGGGAATCCATAGACCCTGAGCTGACAAGGCGCCGCCTCCAGATAGCCCAGGACAGGGAGGGTTGCTCCATGTGCGGGAAACTCTGCGCTGTAAAGCTGAGCCGGCAGGTGGCCCCAGGGGGGATCTAG
- a CDS encoding transposase — translation MSRNQRKNYTPEEKVLILKRHLLEKVSVSDLCDQYGLHPTVFNRWMKEFFENGALAFRKDKGTEAVRLAKELAKLEGKLAQKNEVLAELMEEHVKLKKFLG, via the coding sequence ATGAGCAGGAACCAGAGAAAGAATTACACCCCTGAGGAGAAGGTTCTTATTTTGAAGAGGCACCTTTTGGAGAAGGTGTCGGTATCTGATCTTTGTGATCAGTATGGTCTTCATCCTACGGTATTTAACCGGTGGATGAAGGAGTTCTTTGAGAACGGGGCCTTGGCTTTCCGCAAGGACAAAGGGACCGAGGCCGTGAGGCTTGCCAAGGAGCTGGCCAAGCTGGAGGGCAAGTTGGCGCAAAAGAATGAGGTGCTGGCAGAGCTGATGGAAGAACACGTCAAGTTAAAAAAATTTTTGGGGTAA
- a CDS encoding ketopantoate reductase family protein gives MNLLVAGLGGVGGFLGARLAAAYQDGKKHRVYFLARGPHLEAMLQGGITLVTGGQSLTARPWDAASDAGQWPEMDLVLLCVKGYQLQGAMETIRAVSRNSTFILPLLNGIGTRLLVENSIAQATVGDGAIYVFAHIQSPGHILHVGGPGRVVFGRDPQDQDSLAKVRDLLLEAGIDARLVPRADVEVWRKFVVLAAVAGSTSLYGQTVGEILADPSKIKLMEGIMKEVISLAEASGVPLPQDLLERTMASAKSFPPNGKSSLLHDLEAGRPSELDWLLGRALDLGKKTGVRLEVLSQVYQGIRHRWLQEESPRVQGEGS, from the coding sequence ATGAATTTGCTTGTGGCAGGTCTGGGAGGAGTCGGCGGTTTCCTTGGTGCCAGGCTGGCAGCCGCTTACCAGGATGGGAAAAAACACAGGGTTTATTTCCTGGCCAGGGGCCCCCACCTGGAGGCCATGCTCCAAGGAGGCATCACCCTTGTAACAGGCGGGCAATCCTTGACGGCCAGACCCTGGGATGCGGCCAGTGATGCTGGTCAATGGCCTGAGATGGATCTGGTCTTGCTCTGTGTCAAGGGATACCAGCTCCAAGGAGCAATGGAGACCATAAGAGCTGTTTCAAGGAATTCCACATTCATTCTTCCATTGTTGAATGGAATAGGAACACGGCTTTTGGTGGAAAATAGCATTGCCCAGGCCACGGTGGGAGATGGAGCCATCTATGTTTTCGCGCACATCCAATCGCCGGGACATATTCTGCATGTGGGCGGTCCAGGAAGAGTTGTTTTTGGAAGGGATCCACAGGATCAGGACTCCCTTGCTAAGGTAAGAGACCTTCTCCTGGAGGCTGGCATAGATGCCAGATTGGTCCCCAGGGCAGATGTGGAAGTCTGGAGGAAATTTGTGGTATTGGCTGCTGTGGCAGGCAGCACTTCCCTTTATGGGCAAACAGTGGGTGAGATCTTGGCAGATCCTTCCAAGATTAAGCTCATGGAAGGCATCATGAAAGAGGTGATTAGTCTGGCCGAAGCCTCTGGGGTCCCACTACCCCAGGACCTCTTGGAGCGCACCATGGCTTCTGCCAAGAGCTTTCCGCCCAATGGCAAGAGTTCTTTGCTCCACGACCTGGAGGCCGGAAGGCCAAGCGAGCTGGACTGGCTTCTGGGAAGGGCCTTAGATCTGGGTAAGAAAACGGGTGTGCGGCTTGAAGTCCTTAGCCAGGTGTATCAAGGAATCAGGCATCGCTGGCTACAAGAGGAGAGCCCAAGAGTCCAGGGAGAAGGATCATGA
- a CDS encoding GAF domain-containing protein, whose product MAELLCDFPFRCTLSLKPLVDFWLSPLSHGASSNSCLVAGLRDQLASVPELLEPIEDLSVLERHKPIVEALMGAVFPAAFWETKPMAALVPFCMKPVVASPPFRKLFIKDDGSFAAEFLVGQEGFFRGRLARAYLRILRTFYQVEETLDFPVVCRIQDPDTGLDRYYSLQLDPRFTEIRPVGELPVLSPEQKAALLENLTNPEILTKILPLDKFQIQGLTVAEAVDVTQSEVLSALERDLIDQESVFSRAGFLRLQERLRSLFRRPDLVVGLAALNEDQVFLLNLGCESQGDGIIFAGGEVIPQAEFRGSLYEKAVLEQKILCIPDLARERMRTTVEEVILRSGGRSLLIAPLSYRGTVIGTMDLATPRPGDLGQVEALLLEQILPLFSMAVKRGLDEIEHRVQGVIKEKCTAVHPSVEWRFRRAALRYLQSRRGGQEGEMEPIVFRDVYPLYGNSDIRGSSEERNKAVQADLAEHLELALKILEKSSCSRPQPILQELSFRLRRALERLNSALASGDEISMAASVRKEVEPLFPYLSELGSDVAAAIEEYRRAVDPHLGSVYRRRKEFEESVSALTGLLSSYLDLEEAEAQAMLPHYFEKHRTDGVDYIMYVGQSLLEKGSFTDLHLENFRLWQLMLSCAMAWLGESLKPSLRVPLETTHLILLHRMPMSIRFRFDEKRFDVDGTYDIRHEILRARIDKALVRPTGERLTQPGKIALVYAYAEEAREARRHIDFLHARGFLKSQVENLELEDLPGVQGLRALRVEVDLSSSALREHVEKRLS is encoded by the coding sequence ATGGCAGAGCTTCTGTGTGACTTTCCTTTCAGATGCACTTTGAGCCTTAAGCCTCTGGTGGATTTCTGGCTCTCTCCCCTCTCCCATGGAGCCTCCTCCAACAGTTGTCTTGTGGCCGGGTTGAGGGATCAACTGGCCAGCGTGCCAGAACTTCTTGAACCCATTGAGGATCTAAGTGTCCTGGAGCGTCACAAACCAATTGTGGAGGCATTGATGGGCGCGGTCTTCCCGGCAGCCTTCTGGGAGACCAAACCCATGGCAGCTCTGGTGCCCTTTTGCATGAAGCCGGTGGTGGCATCACCACCCTTCAGAAAGCTCTTCATCAAGGATGATGGCTCCTTTGCAGCGGAGTTCCTGGTGGGCCAAGAAGGTTTTTTCAGGGGGAGGCTGGCCAGGGCCTACCTGCGCATATTGAGGACCTTTTACCAGGTGGAAGAGACCCTGGATTTTCCTGTGGTATGTCGCATTCAAGACCCTGACACAGGCCTTGACCGCTATTACAGCCTTCAACTGGATCCACGATTCACTGAAATAAGACCCGTGGGGGAGCTGCCTGTTCTTTCCCCAGAACAAAAGGCAGCTCTGCTGGAGAATCTCACCAACCCAGAGATCCTCACCAAGATACTTCCCCTGGACAAGTTCCAGATCCAGGGTTTGACCGTGGCCGAGGCAGTGGATGTGACCCAATCAGAGGTGCTCTCGGCCCTGGAAAGGGACTTGATAGATCAGGAATCTGTTTTTTCAAGGGCCGGTTTTCTGCGCCTCCAAGAGCGATTGAGGAGTCTATTCAGGAGGCCGGATCTTGTGGTGGGCTTGGCTGCCCTGAACGAAGATCAGGTGTTTCTTTTGAATCTTGGATGTGAGTCCCAGGGCGACGGGATCATATTTGCCGGAGGAGAGGTTATACCTCAGGCAGAGTTCCGGGGCTCCCTTTACGAAAAAGCAGTCCTGGAGCAAAAGATCCTGTGCATACCTGACCTTGCCAGGGAAAGGATGCGCACCACAGTGGAAGAGGTGATCCTGCGATCCGGGGGCCGCTCCCTTCTCATAGCGCCTTTGAGCTATAGAGGAACCGTCATAGGCACGATGGATCTGGCAACCCCCAGGCCAGGGGATCTGGGTCAGGTGGAGGCATTGCTGCTGGAGCAGATCCTGCCGCTTTTTTCCATGGCTGTGAAGCGCGGGCTGGACGAGATTGAGCACAGGGTGCAAGGGGTGATCAAGGAAAAATGCACTGCCGTGCATCCTTCGGTGGAGTGGCGTTTCAGGAGGGCTGCATTGCGCTATCTCCAATCCAGGAGGGGCGGGCAGGAGGGGGAGATGGAACCCATAGTTTTCAGGGATGTTTACCCCCTTTACGGAAATTCGGATATACGTGGCTCTTCAGAGGAAAGAAACAAGGCTGTACAGGCTGATCTGGCAGAACACCTGGAGCTGGCCCTGAAGATCCTTGAAAAAAGTTCCTGTTCGAGGCCTCAACCCATCCTTCAGGAACTTTCCTTCAGGCTAAGAAGGGCTCTGGAAAGACTCAACAGCGCTCTGGCCTCTGGGGATGAGATCAGCATGGCCGCATCTGTGCGCAAAGAGGTGGAACCTCTTTTCCCTTATCTATCAGAGCTGGGCTCTGATGTGGCCGCTGCCATAGAGGAGTACCGAAGGGCAGTGGATCCCCATCTGGGATCTGTGTACAGAAGAAGGAAGGAATTCGAGGAAAGCGTCTCGGCTCTCACAGGGCTACTCTCTTCATACCTGGATCTTGAAGAGGCCGAAGCCCAGGCCATGCTGCCCCATTATTTCGAAAAACACCGCACAGATGGGGTGGACTACATCATGTACGTGGGCCAGTCCTTGCTTGAGAAGGGCTCTTTCACAGACCTTCACCTGGAGAATTTTCGCCTCTGGCAGCTCATGCTAAGCTGCGCCATGGCCTGGCTTGGGGAAAGCCTCAAGCCCTCTTTGAGGGTTCCTTTGGAGACCACCCACCTCATCTTGCTCCACAGGATGCCCATGTCCATACGCTTCAGGTTTGATGAAAAACGCTTCGACGTGGATGGCACTTACGATATCCGCCACGAGATCCTTCGCGCCAGGATAGACAAAGCTCTGGTGCGCCCAACAGGTGAGCGGCTGACTCAGCCGGGCAAGATAGCCCTGGTTTACGCCTATGCCGAGGAGGCCAGAGAGGCCAGGAGACACATTGATTTTCTCCATGCCAGGGGTTTTCTCAAATCCCAGGTGGAAAACCTGGAGTTGGAAGATCTGCCAGGGGTACAGGGCCTAAGGGCGCTCAGGGTGGAGGTGGATCTCTCTTCCAGCGCCTTGCGGGAGCATGTGGAGAAAAGACTATCTTGA
- a CDS encoding efflux RND transporter periplasmic adaptor subunit yields MQRAKLWPPESPGSFSTGLLLVLTGLLLGMGSGCSEGKSESPKAPPPVPVAVAQAVRRNVPIEVNAIGNVEAYNTVSIKSRTGGELLKVHFQEGQEVSKGDLLFTIDPRPYEAALAEAKARLAKDLALLKKAQQDAERYASLLQKQVVSQEQYDQVRANLAALEATVKAEEAAVESAKLQLSYCYIYAPISGRTGSLLAHVGNLIKASDENKSMVVIRQIQPIYVSFSVPEQYLPRIKARWAAGKLPVRVSLRNGEGRFMEGELTFMENTVDPATGTILLKATFPNQDRALWPGQFVDVALKLEEQPNALLIPSHAVQTGQQGTYVFLVGPGNTAQMRPVRVGRSLGQETVVEQGLQEGDLVITDGQIRLVPGTKVELKGAEDSARQNP; encoded by the coding sequence ATGCAAAGAGCTAAGCTGTGGCCGCCTGAGTCGCCTGGCAGCTTTTCAACAGGGTTGCTGCTGGTTCTCACAGGATTGCTCTTGGGGATGGGAAGCGGATGTTCCGAAGGCAAGAGCGAATCGCCCAAGGCGCCCCCGCCGGTGCCGGTTGCTGTGGCCCAGGCGGTTCGAAGGAACGTGCCCATTGAGGTCAATGCCATAGGAAACGTGGAGGCCTACAACACAGTTTCAATAAAGTCCAGAACCGGAGGGGAACTCCTCAAGGTGCATTTCCAGGAAGGCCAGGAAGTCTCCAAAGGGGATCTGCTCTTTACCATAGACCCCAGGCCCTATGAAGCAGCATTGGCCGAAGCCAAGGCCCGTCTGGCCAAAGATCTGGCCCTTCTCAAGAAGGCGCAGCAAGACGCCGAGCGTTATGCCTCGCTTCTTCAAAAGCAGGTGGTGAGCCAGGAGCAGTACGACCAGGTCAGGGCCAATCTGGCTGCCCTGGAAGCCACGGTAAAGGCTGAGGAGGCGGCTGTGGAAAGCGCCAAGCTCCAGTTGAGCTACTGTTATATCTATGCACCCATCTCTGGCAGAACAGGATCCCTTCTGGCCCATGTGGGCAATCTCATCAAGGCCAGCGACGAAAACAAGTCCATGGTGGTGATAAGGCAGATCCAGCCCATCTACGTCAGCTTCTCGGTCCCGGAGCAATATCTTCCCAGAATAAAGGCCCGCTGGGCTGCCGGAAAACTTCCTGTGAGGGTCTCACTTCGCAACGGCGAAGGCCGATTCATGGAAGGCGAACTGACCTTCATGGAAAACACTGTGGACCCAGCCACAGGAACCATCCTTTTGAAGGCCACATTTCCCAACCAGGACAGGGCTCTGTGGCCTGGGCAGTTCGTGGACGTGGCCCTGAAGCTGGAGGAACAGCCCAATGCTCTGTTGATCCCCAGCCATGCCGTGCAGACAGGCCAGCAGGGAACCTACGTGTTCCTTGTGGGACCAGGGAACACAGCACAGATGCGTCCGGTGCGGGTGGGCAGGTCTCTTGGACAGGAAACCGTGGTGGAACAGGGACTTCAGGAAGGAGACTTGGTCATCACCGACGGTCAGATAAGGTTGGTGCCTGGAACCAAAGTTGAACTGAAAGGTGCCGAGGACTCGGCAAGACAAAATCCATGA